From the Candidatus Poribacteria bacterium genome, one window contains:
- a CDS encoding glycoside hydrolase family 32 protein codes for METNEDYTSLVPHYTFAETLEEQEAQLETNPLMQRLIAARKAYEGDPHRPIYHYINPEAMLNDPNGLCFWQGRWHLFYQAYPPEDTRQHWGHAISDDLIHWRDLPYAIYPNPERCCFSGATLVEEDRVIAMYHGTVVGNMVAVSSDPLLLNWEKVSGKAVIPAKHADGTTPVYRVFDPCIWKKDGLYYSLSGGTLPHGPGGKRIRANFLLRSADLANWVYLHPFIEDDQFTLVGDDGACPYFWPIGDRHILLFFSHISGGQYLLGDYDTERDKFVVTAGAKNNFGAASPAGVHAPSATPDGKGGLIVIYNMNPAKPTKGWNQIMTLPRRLTLLSKDEVGVEPAGDIESLRYAHQQVNAMTLPANEEIVLEGIVGNAMELKLEIDPKSAPMVELNVLRSPQKEEFTRIAFFRERGLRNPDIPDRVRDSLLTIDSSYSSTAPDVLSRAPETGPVSIAQDETLKLRVFVDKSVVEVFANGKQCVAMRVYPDREDSLGVSLRSQGQACELKSLNAWQMKNIYEE; via the coding sequence ATGGAAACCAACGAAGACTATACTTCGCTTGTACCGCATTACACATTCGCGGAGACGTTGGAAGAACAAGAAGCGCAGTTGGAGACGAATCCCTTGATGCAACGGCTCATCGCTGCACGAAAGGCTTATGAAGGCGACCCACATCGTCCTATCTATCACTATATCAACCCTGAGGCGATGCTTAACGACCCGAACGGTCTGTGTTTCTGGCAGGGACGCTGGCATCTTTTTTATCAGGCGTATCCACCTGAAGATACGCGGCAGCATTGGGGACACGCAATTAGCGACGACCTCATCCACTGGCGCGACCTGCCTTATGCGATCTATCCGAACCCCGAAAGATGCTGTTTTTCGGGTGCAACGCTTGTAGAGGAAGACCGCGTGATTGCGATGTACCACGGAACGGTTGTTGGGAACATGGTAGCAGTATCAAGCGATCCGCTGCTCCTGAATTGGGAGAAGGTCTCCGGCAAAGCGGTCATTCCAGCGAAACATGCCGATGGCACGACACCGGTGTATCGCGTCTTTGATCCGTGTATTTGGAAAAAAGATGGTTTGTATTATTCACTTTCAGGTGGCACGCTCCCGCACGGACCCGGTGGCAAACGTATCCGCGCAAACTTTTTGCTCCGTTCAGCAGACCTCGCGAATTGGGTCTATCTGCATCCGTTCATTGAGGATGACCAGTTCACATTGGTCGGTGATGACGGTGCCTGCCCGTATTTTTGGCCCATCGGGGACCGACATATACTCCTCTTCTTCAGTCATATAAGCGGTGGGCAATACCTGCTCGGTGATTATGATACTGAACGCGACAAATTTGTTGTGACAGCAGGGGCGAAAAACAATTTTGGCGCAGCATCACCCGCCGGTGTCCACGCCCCTTCGGCAACGCCTGATGGCAAAGGTGGACTCATCGTTATCTATAATATGAATCCAGCGAAGCCTACCAAAGGCTGGAATCAGATTATGACGCTACCCCGCCGACTGACCCTCCTCTCCAAAGATGAAGTCGGTGTTGAACCCGCAGGTGATATTGAGTCGTTGCGGTATGCGCATCAGCAGGTCAATGCGATGACCTTACCCGCAAACGAAGAAATCGTCTTGGAGGGTATAGTGGGCAATGCGATGGAACTTAAACTCGAAATCGATCCGAAATCGGCACCAATGGTTGAATTGAACGTCCTACGTTCACCACAGAAGGAGGAGTTCACTCGTATTGCTTTCTTCAGAGAACGCGGACTGCGCAACCCAGACATACCTGACCGTGTGCGTGATAGTCTCCTTACAATTGACTCATCGTATTCGTCAACTGCACCAGATGTCCTTTCACGTGCGCCTGAGACTGGACCGGTCTCCATTGCCCAAGACGAGACTCTCAAATTACGTGTGTTTGTTGATAAGAGTGTCGTAGAGGTATTCGCCAATGGGAAGCAGTGCGTCGCGATGCGTGTCTATCCGGACAGGGAAGATAGCCTTGGTGTGTCGTTGCGTTCACAAGGGCAAGCCTGCGAACTCAAATCGCTAAACGCTTGGCAGATGAAGAATATCTATGAAGAATAG